The uncultured Eubacteriales bacterium region AGACCACATTGCCTATGAGGTAGAGCACCCATAGCTCATCAAACACGGCGGGTAAACCGCTCAGCAGGACGGGGCGGAGGAAAAGCCAGCACGCCGTGAGGGCCAGATTGAAGAAGGCCAGCTTGCACAGCCACTCCAACGGCAGCTTGCGCAGCCGCTCGATCAGGCACTTGGCCAGGGGGTAGAGCCCGAAGAAGACGAGGTAGAGCACAGCGCTCCCCTTGTCCGGCGAGAGGAGCAGGCCCAGAATGCCGGTGGCAACGTAACAAAACGCCCCGGCGGAGAGGCTGGCCGAGACCACCGCCGCCGCGGGCATAAGCCCTGCGACGGCAACCACCCCCAACTGTCCCGTGGGGGTCAAGGCGGCCAGATAGAGAGAAATGATAGACAGTGCTGTCAAAACGCCCACCAGGGCGACCCGGCCTGCGCCGGCAGAATAACGCCCCTTATCCATCGGCGCTTACCGGCACCCGCCGCACAGGCAGTTGAGGCACAGGAGCGAGGTGCAGCAATCCATGGAGTCCATGCCCATGCCGGTGTTATAGGAGCGGTAGGACTGTCCGCCCTGCTGCATGAGATTATACGCCTGCCGGTACTCCAAATTGCCCGGGTCAGCGTTACATGCAATCTGGAATTGCTGCCTAGCCTCATCCAGCCAGCCGCGGCGGTAGGCGATGGAGCCGGAGAGGAAGTGCCACTCGGCATTCTGCGCAGGGGCCTCCCGAAGGAGACGCTCAGCGGTGTTAAGGTCCCCAGCACTGATGTACTGGCGGACCTGCTGAAAGAGAGGACTGGCGGACGAGGTGGACTGGCTCTGATAGGCGCTCTCGTAGCCGCCCTGATAAGCGCTCTGATAGGCGGAGCCGCCCGATGAGCCACCGCTGCGCAGACGGTTCACCTCGTCGTACGCCTCGTTGATCTCCTTCATTTTCTCCTCAGCCAGGTCGGCCAGGGGGTTATCCTGATAGTTGTCCGGGTGGTACTTGCGTGCCAGCTCCCGGTACGCCCGCTTGATCTCCTCGTCGCTTGCGCTGGAGCTCACACCCAGTACGCTATATGGATCCGTCATCTTGTTATCTCCTAAACTTCAGTTTCGTTTCAGTCCAAGGTCCATTTTCTTTACCTTATGCCACTCGCCGCGGAAGACCAGTTCCTCCACAGCAGGCAGCCCCAGGTATAGGATGTTTTCTATAGCACCGCTCCAGCAGCCGAAGTCTGCTAGGGCGAACGCGGAGCGGGACAGATTCAGGGAGTGACGGAGGGTAGTGCGTAAATATTCCCGCTCCCCCTCCTCCTCGCCCCCGAAACGGGCGTGGATGGGGTTATAGCGCCCGGCGGAAACATCCTCCGCCAAGTCGTCCCAGGCATCTACCAAATAGATCCAGCGACCCACATGGTAGAGGAGCTCACCCAGCGCCCGGTCCCGCCCTAGATCGCCCGAAGGAATGACCGCCGCGCAGAGCAGACGCGCAAAGGTATCCGCAGTGCGGTCCAGCGAGGGGCAGCCCTCCTGCTCCAGCTGCCGCAGCTCCTCCAGACAGGCGCGGACCTCTTGATCGAATTCCGGCCTCCTGGCCGCCGCCCTACGGTAGCCCCTCCGGAGGAGAAAGGACAGCACCCGTGCCCCCAGCCTTTTCCAAAATCCGCTGTCGATCACGTTGTCACGCAGTTTCCAGTAGCTTAAAATCACGCTCTCGTCGGCCGCCGCCTCCAGGCCCTCGCTGCGCGCACAGGCACATTTTTTGCGCAGCCCCAGACGCGCCGGGCAGCGGCATAGCATGGTGGAAGGCCTGTCCTCCTTTGGAGCGAGGAGCATGGCAAGGAAGACAAAGTCATAATTCAGGAGCATTCGAGCTGTAAAGCCATTTTGTTTGCCCATGGCGGCGCAGAGGCCACAGTACATGGCCTGATAGCCCTCCAGCTCCCGTACTCTCAATTCTTCCCTGTAGGGTCTCACATATCCGAACACAGCCGACCCCGCTTAGCGGCTCAGGGAGACCGAGATGTTATAGGTCCCCACTACGCCTACGTCGCTGCTGCCATCCAGATATATTTTAGCCGGAATGTCAAACCGCCCCACTGCCGCCGCCGGGATACCGGCGGAGACGTCTACCACGATGCGCAGCTGGGACTTGAAGACAGCCTCCACTGCGGCCTCGGGCCCACGAACTATGATAGTGCGGGACTTGGTCACCGCCTCGGCGGCGTAGCCCTCGGGGATGTTAATGAGCTGGATGTTGTCCACGCCGAATTCACGGGTAACCAGGCCCTTAATAGTAACCTGGACGGTAACCTCGGTGATACCGCTCTCGTTGGTGAGCTCCTGCCCCACGTCCAGGGGGAAGGTATATTTCTCGTTGGTCACGATCTTGGTCAGGTCGATCTGCCCGACGTAGAGCTGGCTCAGCTCCGCCAGAACGTCCTCCTCGCCGGAAACGCTGATGCTCTTGGGCTGGATGTCAATGTCCACGTAATTCTCCAGGTTCTCAGCCGTGATACCGCCACCGTAGACCACATCCACCGCCAGAGGCACGTTCACCACCTTGACAACGGGGTAAGTGACGTGGATGGTGTCCACGCTGCTGGTGACGTCCAGCCCGGTGAGCTCCTTGCCGTCGGTGCCGATATAGACGAAGGGCAAGTCGCCGGTATAGGTGGCGTCCAGGTCCTGCTGGGTTAGGGTGACCTTGGCGTAAACCACCTGATCCACCAGCTCCTGCTGACCGCTGATGCTGATGGTGGAGGGGGTAACCGTAATATCTCCCAACTGGTAGTCCTCCGCCACGCTGCCTACAAATTCGGCCTTGACCGGGATTTCCTTGGCCTCGCTCTTGGCAAAGGTGACGCTGACATAGAGGTCGGCCAAGTCGCTCTCAATAGAGACGCTGCCGCTCTGCACGTTGGGCGGATAGCTGATCTGGGTCATCAGCCGTTGCTCTCCCGGCTCAGTAATCTTGGAGACATCAACCTTCACGGTAATGTTCTCCCGGCTCAGCTTGGAGAGCACGTCCAGCTTAGCTCTCACGTCCAGGTTCATAGTCTGGTCCGCCCCCTCGGAGATGATGAGGTGGCGGGTCTCCAGCACGTCGGTGCCGGTGAACGTGATGGGAATATTGTAGATGGTCTTAGGTTGGTCCGGGTTGAGCTCGTTGATGACAAATCCCCACAGGAGGACGGACATCAAAACAGAGAGAACCACATAGAGCCATCTACTTTCTGTTATCTTTTTTAGCATCTAACGGCTCTCCCTTTTTGAACTTTAATAGCCCGGTGATGGTAGCCAAGCTAAATTTGGGCTTCATCTCGGTGTCCTGCTCGGGCATCAGCTCATTGATGAGCAGGCGCTCCAGCGTGTCGGGCGCTAGGTGACGTTTGAGCATGCCGCCCACAGCCACCGAGATAGAGCCGGTCTCCTCGGAGACGATGGCCACGACGGCGTCCGAATGCTCGCTTGCGCCGATGCCCGCCCGGTGTCGCATACCCAGGTCCCGGGACAGGTTCACGTTGCCGGACAGGGGGAGCATACACCCCGCACCCACGATGCGCCCGTCCCGCACGATGACCGCCCCGTCGTGGAGGGGCGCCTTGTTCCAGAACATATTTTTCAAAAGTTCGTTATTGACCTGGCAGTCCAGGGCAGTGCCGGTCTTAATGGCGTCGTCCAGCAGGTTTTTCCGCTCGAACACCATGAGAGCACCCGTCTTGGTCTTTGATAGGTCCGTATAGGCGGCTACGGTCTGGGTGATGGCATTCTTTAGCTCGCCGGGGATGTCCTCCCTGACGAAGACGTTGCCGATGCTGCTGCGGCCCATCTGCTCCAGGAACCGGCGAATCTCGGGCTGGAAAAGGATGACGAGGGCCAGAACGCCCCACTCCAGCGCACGCCCCAAAATATAGCTGAGCATATTAAAGTGCCAAAAGCTTGCCAGGGCAAAGGCCACCAAGATAATAAACACACCCTTGACGACCTGGCCCGTACTGGTTCGGCGGACCAGCATGAGGACTTTATAGATGATGTAGGCCATGATGGCAATATCAAGAATATCGGTAATGCTTGCAGCAGGCACGTTCGTCGTTATGTTCTGCCACCACTGTACGATCATCTCCATGCCATCCTCACCCGCCTTTCCACTGGTATCACTGAAAAAAGAGACGATTCCTATTCTAAAGATTATACTTTATCGCTCTACAAATGGCAATACGGGGAAAATGAATTTTCTATTAAAATCCTGGCGAAATAGAAAAACACCGCGCCCTGAAACACAGGACACGGCGTTTTCTTTACCTGCGGGCGATGCGCGACACCGCGCAGACGAGGCGGTCTGCCTCCTGGGCTGTGTTGAAGGCGGAAAAGCTTGCCCGGACGGTGCCGCTCTCCAGCGTGCCCGCCGACTGGTGGGCCAGGGGCGCGCAATGGAGCCCGGAGCGTACGGCGATGTCCTCTTTCCCCAGCGTCTCCCCCACCTCCTCGCAGTCGATGCCCTGGACAGTGAAGGACAGCACTCCCGCCTGGAGTTCCGGGCGGGGCGATACGTAAACCCGCACGCCGGGGATTCGGTCAAGGCCCGACGCCGCCCGGCGGGTGAGGTCTTGCTCGTGCTTCAGGATGGCGGCCTCGCCCCTGCTCTTTACGTAGCGCAGCCCCGCCAGGAGCCCAGCGATGCCGGGGATATTGTGGGTGCCCGCCTCCAGCCGGTCGGGTAGGAAGTCCGGCATGGTCTGCTGGGCCGAGAGACTACCCGTACCTCCCTCCAGCAGGGGTTTGACTTCCCCGGTCCCGCAGAGAAGGATTCCAGTGCCCTGGGGGCCGTAGAGCCCCTTATGGCCAGGCATGGCTGCAAAGGCCGCCCCCAGTTCCTCCATGCGGATGGGAATGGTCCCCGCCGACTGGGAGACATCTAAAATGAAGGGCACCCCCCTCGCCCTGCACAGGGCGGCGATGCGCTCAACAGGCAGGATATAACCAAAGACATTGGAGACGTGGTTGCACACCACGGCGGACACCTCGCCGGTCAACCCCTCAGCAAACCGGCGGTACAGCTCCTCCGGCTGGAAGAGCGGAGCCGACGCCACCTTGATAGAGACTCCCTCCATGACGCGGAGGGGCCGGGTGACAGCGTTATGCTCGTAGCCAGAAATAAGAACCGTGTCCCCCGGCTTTACCAGGGATTTGATGGCGATGTTGAGGCCGTGGGTAGCGTTGGAAGTAAAAATCACCCGCTCCGGGTCCGAGAGACCGAACAGCTCTGCTGCCGTCTGGCGGCAGGAGAAGGCGGTGTCGGCCGCCAGCATGGCCGGGCGGTGCCCGCCCCGGCCCGGGCTCGCCATATGCCCCGTCGCGTAATAGGCCGCCTGGGGCACCGTGGGCGGTTTTTGCAGGGTAGTGGCGGCACTGTCCAAATAGATCACAACAGCCGCACCTCTTTATAGCTGCCGTCGCTGTCTATGATAAAGATCTGCTTGGGCGAGAGCCCCACCCGCTTGAGGACCTGCAGCGCGTCAGAGAGATTGCGTTCGGAAATTTTTACGGCATGGCTGCATCCCTGGTCGGTGACAGCTCTGGGCGAGCGGAGGATGTGGGCGGTGATGCCCGCCCGCTCCAGGGCCTGGGCGGTACGCTGAGCGTAGGTGAGCGAACGGCATATGATAAGATAGTAGACCATAGTAAAACGCCCCTCTCGCAACATCGTATGCGGGAGGGGCGCGTTCGGTTATTCCATCAGGAGGCAGACAGCATGGGCGGCTATGCCGTCCCCCGTCCCCGTAAAGCCCAGGCCCTCCTCGGTGGTGGCCTTGACGTTGACCCGGTCTATCGGCACGCCTATATGGGCGGCCAAGCCCTCCCGAATGGCAGGGATATGGGGCGCCAGCTTAGGGCGCTGGGCGATAATAGTGGCATCCACGTTTCCGACGGAGAGACCCACTCCGGAAAGCCGCTCCATCACACGGTCCAGCAGGACAAGGCTGGATATGCCTTTATACGCGGGGTCGTTGTCGGGGAAGGCCTTGCCGATATCCCCAAGCCCCGCTGCGCCCAGCAGGGCATCCATGACGGCGTGGGTGAGCACATCGGCGTCCGAGTGGCCCAGGAGGCCCTTTTCATAGGGGATCTCCACGCCACCCAAAATAAGCGCCCGCCCCCCCACCAGCTTATGCACATCGTACCCGTGGCCGATTCTCATAGCATTCCTCTCCCCTGTAAAATCGCCTCCGCTACCATCAGGTCGGTGGGGGTGGTGATTTTGATGTTCTCATAGGAGCCCTTGGTAAGGGCCACCGTCATGCCAATACGCTCCACCGCGGCGCAGTCATCGGTGAGGGCCGCGCCGTCCTCCTCCGCCTTTTTCAGCGCGCCCAGAATGAGATCAGCGTCAAAAACTTGGGGGGTCTGGACAGCGAAGAGGCTGTCCCGATCCAAGGTGGCCTCCACAAAACCTCCGGCAGCCCGCTTGACGGTGTCCTTCAACGGCACGGCGGGGGCAGCGGCGCTGCACTCGGCAGCCCGAAGGATCACCTCGTCTATAACCTCTGGAGGCACCAAGGGCCGGGCCCCATCGTGGATGGCGATCAGGGCGGTCTGCTGCGAAACCTCCAGAATACCTGCCAGCACCGAGCGGGTACGGGTGTCCCCTCCCACGACCACCTTAGTCACCTTAGAGAGGGCGTAATCCCGGCAAAGCTGCCCCACCGTGACGATGAGGTCGGACCGGGTCACCACCACGATTTCGTCGATCAGGCTGCTCGCCTCCAGGGCCTTGAGGGTGTGCATCAGCACCGGCCAGTCCACCAGCGTGGAGAGGACCTTGTCCTGCCCCTCCATCCGCGTAGCAGAGCCCGCCGCAGGCACCACCGCGGCACACCAGGGCCGCGCCTCACTCTTTTTTTTGCGAAACCGGCTGAACAATCCCATGGCTATTCCCCCTGATCGATAAACGCAAAGGACGAATCGCCACATTCTCTGTGACAACCCGTCCTAAGAATACCGCAAAATATCTTATTAGGCAAGTGCCCCGTTTATGCGCTCCTCCACTTCCTCGTAGCTGCTGCTCTGAGACAGAACGATTTCGGAAATCAAAATCTGCTTTGCGGAGTGGAGCATTTTCCGCTCCCCGGTAGAGAGTCCCCGGTCCACTTCGCGGAGCATAAGGCCCTTGACGACCTTGGCGACCTCCAGCAGGTCCCCACTCTTCAGGCGCAGCATGTTCTCCCGGTAGCGGCGGTTCCAGTTCTGGGTCATGTCCACCTCAATACCGGGGATGGCTTGGATCACGGCATCGGCCTCGTCCTTCTCAACCACGGGGCGCACGCCGATTTCCTCACTGTTCTCCGTGGGGATCATCACCAGCATACCGTTGGCCGGCAGCTTAAGGATATAATATTCACGCACCACGCCGTTGACCTTCTTCTGCACCACGCTGTCCACGATACCCGCGCCATGCATCGGATGAGCGATCTTGTCGCCTACTTTGAACATTCTAAGCCTCCTGTATCTCAAACACACCCCAAATCCAATCTTTCCTCCTCTATTATAGCGAATCTTTTTACATTTTGCAAGTAAAATTGAATTTTACATGGGTTTCACTAAAAAAGCTCCCCATTTCCAAGTGGAAATGGGGAGCTTTCAAGGCTTCTTATTTGGATTACTCCGCGTCGCCCTCGAAAGCGGGAGCCACAGCGGTACCCTCGCTGTCGGAGGTGGCGACCAAGCTGTCCTCGCCCTCGGTGCTGCCGGAGCGCTGAGCCTCTTCCAGAAGCGCCCGGATGGAGAGGGAGACCTTCTTGTGCTCGTTGTCGATCTCAGTGATCTTCACGTCCACAGCCTGGCCCTCACGCAGCGCGTCGCTGGGCTTATCGATGCGGCGGTCGGCGATCTGGGAGATATGGATGAGGCCGTCAACGCCGGGGACAATCTCGGCAAACGCGCCGAAGGTCATTAGTTTCACGACCTTGACGGAGGCGGTATCACCCACCTGGTACTTACCGGTGAACACCGCCCAGGGGTCCTGGCCCCGGTCCTTCATGCCCAGAGAAATCTTCTTCTTCTCCTTGTCGAAGGAGATGACGTATACGCTGACCTGGTCGCCCACCTTGACCACCTCGGCAGGGTTCTTGATGCGGCTCCAGGAGAGCTCGGAGATGTGGACCATGCCGTCCACGCCGCCGATGTCCACGAAAGCGCCGTAAGAGGTTAGGCTCTTCACCACGCCGTCGTATTTCTTGCCCTCTTCGATCTCTTCCCACACCTTGGCGGACTTCTCATAGCGCTCGGCGTCGGCCACCTTGCGGATGGAACCCACCACGCGGTGACGGGCGCGGTTAACCTCGGTGACCACGAGGCGGACCTTCTTCTTGAGGATGTCGCTCATGGGAGCCTCGCGGGGCAGACCGGTCT contains the following coding sequences:
- a CDS encoding conserved membrane hypothetical protein (Evidence 4 : Homologs of previously reported genes of unknown function); the encoded protein is MDKGRYSAGAGRVALVGVLTALSIISLYLAALTPTGQLGVVAVAGLMPAAAVVSASLSAGAFCYVATGILGLLLSPDKGSAVLYLVFFGLYPLAKCLIERLRKLPLEWLCKLAFFNLALTACWLFLRPVLLSGLPAVFDELWVLYLIGNVVFVVYDFGFSQLIALYATRIDKNLRRH
- a CDS encoding DnaJ domain protein — its product is MTDPYSVLGVSSSASDEEIKRAYRELARKYHPDNYQDNPLADLAEEKMKEINEAYDEVNRLRSGGSSGGSAYQSAYQGGYESAYQSQSTSSASPLFQQVRQYISAGDLNTAERLLREAPAQNAEWHFLSGSIAYRRGWLDEARQQFQIACNADPGNLEYRQAYNLMQQGGQSYRSYNTGMGMDSMDCCTSLLCLNCLCGGCR
- a CDS encoding conserved hypothetical protein (Evidence 4 : Homologs of previously reported genes of unknown function); its protein translation is MRVRELEGYQAMYCGLCAAMGKQNGFTARMLLNYDFVFLAMLLAPKEDRPSTMLCRCPARLGLRKKCACARSEGLEAAADESVILSYWKLRDNVIDSGFWKRLGARVLSFLLRRGYRRAAARRPEFDQEVRACLEELRQLEQEGCPSLDRTADTFARLLCAAVIPSGDLGRDRALGELLYHVGRWIYLVDAWDDLAEDVSAGRYNPIHARFGGEEEGEREYLRTTLRHSLNLSRSAFALADFGCWSGAIENILYLGLPAVEELVFRGEWHKVKKMDLGLKRN
- a CDS encoding YbbR-like protein, whose protein sequence is MLKKITESRWLYVVLSVLMSVLLWGFVINELNPDQPKTIYNIPITFTGTDVLETRHLIISEGADQTMNLDVRAKLDVLSKLSRENITVKVDVSKITEPGEQRLMTQISYPPNVQSGSVSIESDLADLYVSVTFAKSEAKEIPVKAEFVGSVAEDYQLGDITVTPSTISISGQQELVDQVVYAKVTLTQQDLDATYTGDLPFVYIGTDGKELTGLDVTSSVDTIHVTYPVVKVVNVPLAVDVVYGGGITAENLENYVDIDIQPKSISVSGEEDVLAELSQLYVGQIDLTKIVTNEKYTFPLDVGQELTNESGITEVTVQVTIKGLVTREFGVDNIQLINIPEGYAAEAVTKSRTIIVRGPEAAVEAVFKSQLRIVVDVSAGIPAAAVGRFDIPAKIYLDGSSDVGVVGTYNISVSLSR
- a CDS encoding conserved hypothetical protein (Evidence 4 : Homologs of previously reported genes of unknown function) encodes the protein MIVQWWQNITTNVPAASITDILDIAIMAYIIYKVLMLVRRTSTGQVVKGVFIILVAFALASFWHFNMLSYILGRALEWGVLALVILFQPEIRRFLEQMGRSSIGNVFVREDIPGELKNAITQTVAAYTDLSKTKTGALMVFERKNLLDDAIKTGTALDCQVNNELLKNMFWNKAPLHDGAVIVRDGRIVGAGCMLPLSGNVNLSRDLGMRHRAGIGASEHSDAVVAIVSEETGSISVAVGGMLKRHLAPDTLERLLINELMPEQDTEMKPKFSLATITGLLKFKKGEPLDAKKDNRK
- a CDS encoding putative cysteine desulfurase family protein (Evidence 3 : Function proposed based on presence of conserved amino acid motif, structural feature or limited homology); protein product: MIYLDSAATTLQKPPTVPQAAYYATGHMASPGRGGHRPAMLAADTAFSCRQTAAELFGLSDPERVIFTSNATHGLNIAIKSLVKPGDTVLISGYEHNAVTRPLRVMEGVSIKVASAPLFQPEELYRRFAEGLTGEVSAVVCNHVSNVFGYILPVERIAALCRARGVPFILDVSQSAGTIPIRMEELGAAFAAMPGHKGLYGPQGTGILLCGTGEVKPLLEGGTGSLSAQQTMPDFLPDRLEAGTHNIPGIAGLLAGLRYVKSRGEAAILKHEQDLTRRAASGLDRIPGVRVYVSPRPELQAGVLSFTVQGIDCEEVGETLGKEDIAVRSGLHCAPLAHQSAGTLESGTVRASFSAFNTAQEADRLVCAVSRIARR
- a CDS encoding conserved hypothetical protein (Evidence 4 : Homologs of previously reported genes of unknown function), producing MVYYLIICRSLTYAQRTAQALERAGITAHILRSPRAVTDQGCSHAVKISERNLSDALQVLKRVGLSPKQIFIIDSDGSYKEVRLL
- the ispF gene encoding 2C-methyl-D-erythritol 2,4-cyclodiphosphate synthase (Evidence 2a : Function of homologous gene experimentally demonstrated in an other organism; PubMedId : 10694574; Product type e : enzyme) — translated: MRIGHGYDVHKLVGGRALILGGVEIPYEKGLLGHSDADVLTHAVMDALLGAAGLGDIGKAFPDNDPAYKGISSLVLLDRVMERLSGVGLSVGNVDATIIAQRPKLAPHIPAIREGLAAHIGVPIDRVNVKATTEEGLGFTGTGDGIAAHAVCLLME
- the ispD gene encoding 2-C-methyl-D-erythritol 4-phosphate cytidylyltransferase, with the translated sequence MGLFSRFRKKKSEARPWCAAVVPAAGSATRMEGQDKVLSTLVDWPVLMHTLKALEASSLIDEIVVVTRSDLIVTVGQLCRDYALSKVTKVVVGGDTRTRSVLAGILEVSQQTALIAIHDGARPLVPPEVIDEVILRAAECSAAAPAVPLKDTVKRAAGGFVEATLDRDSLFAVQTPQVFDADLILGALKKAEEDGAALTDDCAAVERIGMTVALTKGSYENIKITTPTDLMVAEAILQGRGML
- a CDS encoding CarD-like protein, which encodes MFKVGDKIAHPMHGAGIVDSVVQKKVNGVVREYYILKLPANGMLVMIPTENSEEIGVRPVVEKDEADAVIQAIPGIEVDMTQNWNRRYRENMLRLKSGDLLEVAKVVKGLMLREVDRGLSTGERKMLHSAKQILISEIVLSQSSSYEEVEERINGALA